Proteins encoded together in one Phyllostomus discolor isolate MPI-MPIP mPhyDis1 chromosome 6, mPhyDis1.pri.v3, whole genome shotgun sequence window:
- the LOC114500400 gene encoding interferon-induced very large GTPase 1-like, protein MDTAESTLDKPLLQGNRRQDLQDMLREVGLSADYWLPKMQEHLGVTCAQALQHLEEKDLHKLKSQAQYLWEKRALDKLLNLSYSKGFSELQEPQVEMAKKNQKKAEKALQELRHLLSEGRQRQEKAVKEKEAELRQAMEIPKEYWPDPEKSLREVMENIQGQLNLMEGTLSHRQNLTDRDLVRWASGGLALQGILKTSHQRGLIEKREEILSVPKEFLLFGPEQGTRMETREFTSSQSESTFTQMIEKLGFSVTASAKGGGWGFSLEAGMDHNKHSESSEAQQSHSEHSYFSSTKFSYVPLASCHFPIDQLQFSNAALQELKCIEDLLGQPAGPDRLTCLKLRAEAFFHRFGSHANQGPLHLGGIYWWKAISQGFQSEQLAEVKQQAAEALDGYIRGSYRGFGVTVAGGVEVSASHAKTATQSTTFQNLQTKVQLSVAQTGGPPEANGFFQWKAGLVASNQTWCVIDRGLELVPVWDIIFSSHRNDFKDPLQVANFLKDSYTALTGLPAQIKGGEELLSVGMVARDFLEDVKSWEVSDPEEQLQKLIDFMQIVSQKTKSYDTWVNICLTDWGLQNFLVNTVNFCRMSSTHKFVKSQLRSLLDPHIYKVENFPQTHSIMQWIFQSDTEQEHINISQFSELIKILQGTKNGLMELKAKFESAEIVEEAQRKATYEVSLSLGSFLNYLLETQQPDTQLLLRFIAAGVGYHVIKNTFQYLLGCDELDFLLNEMQTAQDKYQELKNICTYRAQAFLVLTGLTATAGVTDISPEEKTERLALIKEHMGQPLSKEVAHVLSKPGADHDWENLETDLGLLIDGNYEETTSLLQMDEVRKNLQNIFHKTKQSLEPHDHENNRCEVIEDMAFLKLLQRLDLQQYYPKKMSRDHFHLIHKTSVYNTQPSCEKELPFYFLQKLLVLDYELRYLVFREAGNTQNQLYPSASNPENKVLDPYEDLFEDSDTSTNTSATNPRSHIHPMDIQMAILHCADGFARQYIFLKLSICQFALPLLIPNPCNSQIEFSLWSLSHIRKSWQEARKPKENISFKNKQMCRVPTPIVSFIRVGNNLSASKSQIMNCLLSNRRHDIFFHRHCRGSTKDCLLMKGVVELCWFCPGGEEEDRFGNCLALTNLHGDAKEHEKQLSFLQEVSSVIVVLMSTSDDNKENRKIVRDLSQSPKPLIYLLDNKEKTMASNSGQKVRIGIRNRNEAELTEELVTTIKCLLDLSQTVLSLENCIPYARKQGFLIDEDQRECKEAKEKAEVIVALLKEMKISQVKENFLPLQGHLWHLWCKKDKELYHLREKGNRSIEQHKSDIETEKQRIRHQQLTRAFPLNDLLQAVLQFLQNHSETQTTLYFLQWLSVFLDNLTAGHLEKLNEKKNALWSLIQTEKQKAPKSSNVLDWQKKIEVISKEINDCTLGIEQLLREVGQIYEALEEVSATKDKLFLSLPQIAADLLISGVPIELMDGDASYVPLRWAAAVFDKVSEKLGNKRLFVLSILGLQSSGKSTLLNALFGLQFTVSAGRCTRGAYMQLLKVEETFTEELGFDFVLVVDTEGLRAPELSNKSKNRDNELATFVIGLANLTLINIFGENPSEMQDILQIVVQAFMRMKQVKISPSCLFIHQNVGEVTAKDQTMEGRRRLEQRLDEMAATAAEQEQCSGITHFSDVIKFDINTHVYYFAHLWDGNPPMAPPNPRYSHNVQELRSRILMTAKEDSRGSILKISDVKSRVQDLWRALVNENFIFSFRNTREVMAMSKLETMYNSWTWELRSHVLDLQNQLINQIKNGIIQTLATSTIAAPLSEKFEAIKQELDKYFNEDPESEILIQWKVNFENKLINLKETLILDTKSKAEGHLSYKKNQEILDNKKSGYDKELLERSRELAITLEGKQLSEEELQEKFNQLWEKWVYAVSSTVPPVTEPNIDVDSEGILLEYFQKERDIVNILKKNDRKIFQINYKEHINMSKKYGLISRKLEVYDKESIKTTTDHIVSQFNEIIDNIQKQQCDYNPNYFHEILRIIEDGVKSARTEEKYTFTSKYKIDLSSCLFRRASEKFKQMHEAFKRANDPVNYLESKKGDFFTSFKISCQGATSVTTFVGFLWNKLTPAVSTTIWEKMVPTIAGEMRATCPAFNGNRANLEKHILISLAENENFDDYWKYIHNPESFFMNYIQNHIKSYCADQGSENIGKNFKIIFTGIKTTILSAIHEATAKAQDQSSTGSGWLDFFCDELKSNLIFPRKDLINIEHQEIKDFEFLKEAMSEALDPAMTKVEKECLNPPVEEMVPEIQKMLSEQLCGCWKQCPFCAAICTNTIPSHDGDHSVPFHRPQAVNGWRWRHSEELMIEYCTTYVASDFSFYVNPNDSICFPYKKYREAGGEYATWSITPDTSAQPYWKWFVCHFRSNLEEKYQKKFIHRGEIPDAWTKITKQDVLDDLKKQ, encoded by the coding sequence GATTCCCAAGGAGTACTGGCCAGACCCTGAAAAATCTCTCAGAGAAGTGATGGAAAACATCCAGGGGCAACTCAACCTCATGGAGGGGACACTGTCTCACAGGCAAAACCTCACAGATCGAGATCTGGTGAGATGGGCATCGGGAGGGCTAGCATTGCAGGGAATTCTCAAAACCAGTCACCAAAGGGGGCTtatagaaaagagagaggagataCTCAGTGTCCCCAAGGAGTTCTTACTCTTTGGCCCTGAGCAGGGCACACGGATGGAAACAAGGGAATTTACATCTTCACAATCAGAATCTACTTTCACCCAGATGATAGAAAAGCTGGGCTTTAGTGTAACTGCCTCAGCCAAGGGTGGAGGTTGGGGATTTAGCTTGGAAGCTGGTATGGACCACAACAAACATTCAGAATCCTCAGAAGCCCAACAATCACATTCTGAGCACTCTTATTTTTCCTCTACCAAGTTCAGCTATGTCCCACTTGCCTCCTGCCATTTTCCTATTGATCAGCTTCAGTTTTCCAATGCTGCTCTCCAGGAACTGAAATGCATTGAAGACCTTCTAGGTCAGCCTGCAGGCCCAGACAGACTCACATGCCTGAAACTCAGGGCTGAAGCTTTCTTCCACAGGTTTGGCTCTCATGCTAACCAGGGCCCTCTGCACCTGGGAGGAATCTACTGGTGGAAAGCCATTTCACAGGGTTTCCAAAGTGAGCAGCTGGCAGAAGTGAAACAGCAGGCAGCAGAGGCCCTAGATGGTTACATAAGGGGTAGCTACAGAGGCTTTGGAGTGACAGTTGCTGGAGGTGTGGAGGTGTCAGCTTCTCATGCAAAAACAGCCACCCAAAGCACAACCTTCCAAAATCTTCAAACCAAAGTGCAATTGTCAGTAGCCCAGACAGGCGGCCCACCTGAAGCAAATGGCTTTTTCCAGTGGAAAGCTGGCCTAGTTGCCAGTAATCAAACCTGGTGTGTCATTGACCGGGGACTTGAACTGGTACCTGTTTGGGACATCATCTTCTCCAGCCACAGAAATGATTTTAAGGATCCCCTTCAGGTAGCCAACTTCCTGAAAGACAGCTACACTGCTCTGACTGGCCTCCCTGCCCAGATCAAGGGTGGGGAAGAACTACTCAGTGTTGGGATGGTGGCTAGGGATTTCCTAGAGGATGTTAAGTCCTGGGAGGTATCTGATCCTGAAGAGCAACTTCAAAAACTCATAGATTTCATGCAAATAGtgagtcaaaaaacaaaaagttatgaCACTTGGGTTAACATATGCCTGACTGATTGGGGTCTGCAAAATTTTCTGGTAAATACTGTTAACTTTTGCAGAATGTCTTCCACTCATAAATTTGTTAAATCTCAGTTGCGAAGCCTTTTGGATCCTCACATCTACAAAGTGGAAAACTTTCCTCAGACTCATTCTATCATGCAATGGATCTTCCAGTCAGACACAGAGCAGGAGCACATCAACATCTCCCAATTTTCTGAATTGATTAAAATCTTACAAGGAACCAAGAATGGCCTCATGGAACTGAAGGCCAAATTTGAATCTGCAGAAATAGTGGAGGAAGCTCAAAGGAAGGCCACATATGAGGTCAGCTTGTCTCTTGGCTCCTTCCTGAATTACCTCCTAGAAACACAGCAGCCAGACACACAGCTCTTGCTACGTTTTATTGCAGCTGGTGTAGGATATCATGtcataaaaaatacttttcagtaCCTTCTCGGGTGTGATGAGTTAGACTTCCTACTGAATGAAATGCAAACTGCCCAAGATAAATACCAGGAGCTCAAAAATATTTGCACCTACAGGGCTCAGGCATTCCTGGTGCTCACAGGTCTTACAGCTACTGCTGGAGTTACAGATATTTCaccagaggagaaaacagaacgACTTGCATTAATAAAAGAACACATGGGCCAACCACTGTCAAAGGAAGTTGCACATGTCCTCTCCAAACCTGGAGCAGATCATGATTGGGAAAACCTGGAGACAGATTTGGGATTGCTAATTGATGGTAATTATGAAGAGACCACCTCTTTGTTGCAAATGGATGAAGTAAGAAAAAacttgcaaaatattttccataagaCGAAACAATCCCTTGAACCACATGATCATGAAAATAACAGATGTGAAGTCATAGAAGACATGGCTTTTCTAAAATTACTCCAGCGTCTAGACCTACAACAATACTACCCAAAAAAGATGAGCAGAGATCATTTCCATCTGATCCACAAGACTTCTGTGTACAACACCCAGCCCAGCTGTGAAAAGGAGCTTCCCTTCTATTTCCTCCAGAAGTTATTGGTGCTGGATTATGAGCTGAGATACCTGGTCTTCAGAGAGGCTGGAAACACACAAAATCAACTTTATCCAAGTGCTTCAAATCCAGAAAATAAAGTTCTTGATCCATATGAAGACTTGTTTGAAGACAGTGATACTTCCACTAATACTTCAGCCACTAATCCTAGATCCCATATTCACCCTATGGATATTCAGATGGCAATTCTTCACTGTGCAGATGGTTTTGCCCGGCAGtatatttttttgaaactttCCATTTGCCAGTTTGCCCTCCCACTTCTCATACCAAATCCCTGCAATTCTCAAATTGAGTTCTCTCTCTGGTCTCTCAGTCACATTAGAAAAAGCTGGCAGGAAGCAAGGAAACCAAAGGAAAACATCAGTTTCAAGAATAAGCAAATGTGTCGTGTCCCTACCCCCATTGTGTCCTTTATTAGAGTTGGAAATAACCTCTCTGCTTCCAAATCTCAGATCATGAACTGTCTTCTCAGTAATCGTAGACATGATATCTTTTTTCACCGACATTGCAGAGGGAGCACCAAAGACTGTCTCTTAATGAAGGGTGTGGTGGAACTCTGCTGGTTCTGTCCTGGGGGGGAAGAAGAGGACAGATTTGGAAACTGCTTGGCCTTGACCAATCTTCATGGAGATGCAAAAGAACATGAAAAGCAACTCAGCTTCCTGCAGGAAGTCTCTTCTGTCATTGTGGTCCTCATGTCAACTTCTGATGACAATAAAGAAAACCGAAAAATTGTCCGTGACCTGAGTCAGTCACCAAAACCTTTGATTTATTTACTCgacaacaaagagaaaaccaTGGCCAGTAATTCTGGCCAGAAAGTGAGAATTGGGATCAGGAACAGAAATGAGGCTGAATTAACAGAGGAGCTTGTTACTACAATCAAATGTTTGCTAGATCTCTCACAGACTGTTCTCAGCTTAGAGAACTGTATCCCATATGCTCGCAAGCAAGGATTCCTTATTGATGAAGATCAGCGAGAATGCAAGGAAGCCAAAGAAAAGGCAGAGGTCATAGTGGCTCTactgaaagaaatgaagatatCTCAGGTGAAGGAAAACTTTCTACCGCTTCAGGGACACCTGTGGCATCTTTGGTGCAAAAAGGACAAAGAACTCTATCACCTGAGAGAAAAGGGTAATCGAAGCATTGAGCAACACAAAAGTGACAttgagacagaaaaacaaagaatacgGCATCAACAGTTGACCAGAGCCTTTCCTCTCAATGATTTATTGCAAGCTGTCCTTCAATTTCTCCAAAATCACTCAGAAACTCAAACCACACTCTACTTTTTGCAATGGCTGAGTGTATTTTTGGACAACCTGACTGCAGGACACTTGGAAAAactgaatgagaagaaaaatgctTTGTGGTCACTGAtacaaacagaaaagcaaaaggcaCCAAAGAGCAGCAATGTACTAGATTGGCAAAAAAAGATAGAAGTTATCTCCAAAGAGATTAATGACTGTACCCTTGGAATTGAGCAACTTCTCAGAGAAGTTGGCCAAATTTATGAAGCTCTGGAAGAAGTTTCTGCCACAAAAGATAAACTTTTCCTTTCCCTACCCCAGATTGCTGCAGATCTGCTGATATCTGGTGTTCCCATTGAGCTGATGGATGGGGATGCTTCCTATGTGCCTCTAAGGTGGGCAGCAGCTGTTTTTGACAAGGTCTCTGAGAAACTTGGAAACAAACGGCTGTTTGTTCTCTCCATCCTTGGCCTACAGAGTTCAGGGAAGTCCACCCTGCTAAATGCACTTTTTGGGCTGCAGTTCACTGTCAGCGCTGGGAGGTGTACCCGGGGGGCCTACATGCAGCTGCTGAAAGTAGAGGAGACTTTCACAGAGGAACTGGGCTTTGACTTTGTGCTTGTTGTGGACACAGAAGGACTTCGGGCCCCAGAACTCAGCAACAAATCCAAGAATCGTGACAATGAGTTAGCAACTTTTGTCATTGGACTTGCAAACTTGACTCTGATCAATATTTTTGGAGAAAATCCATCAGAAATGCAAGATATTCTACAAATTGTTGTCCAAGCTTTTATGAGGATGAAACAAGTAAAAATCTCACCTAGCTGCCTCTTTATCCATCAGAATGTGGGGGAAGTCACAGCCAAAGACCAAACTATGGAAGGACGGAGGCGGTTAGAGCAGAGACTGGATGAAATGGCAGCAACAGCAGCTGAGCAAGAACAGTGCTCAGGTATAACTCACTTCAGTGATGTCATTAAGTTTGACATCAATACTCATGTTTACTACTTTGCCCACCTCTGGGATGGCAACCCCCCAATGGCACCTCCCAATCCTCGCTACAGCCACAATGTCCAGGAACTGAGAAGCAGAATTCTTATGACTGCCAAAGAGGACTCTAGGGGAAGCATCTTGAAGATATCAGATGTCAAATCCCGAGTTCAAGATTTGTGGAGAGCCCTGgtgaatgaaaattttatttttagttttaggaacACCAGAGAGGTCATGGCAATGAGCAAACTGGAAACCATGTATAACTCCTGGACCTGGGAGCTGAGGAGTCATGTACTAGACTTGCAGAACCAGCTGATCAACCAGATTAAGAATGGAATAATCCAGACACTCGCAACAAGCACAATTGCAGCTCCACTTTCAGAAAAATTTGAAGCCATCAAGCAAGaacttgacaaatattttaaCGAAGATCCAGAGAGTGAAATATTGATTCAATGGaaagtgaattttgaaaataagctAATAAACCTTAAAGAGACACTTATTTTAGATACCAAAAGTAAAGCTGAGGGGCATCTTAGTTATAAAAAGAATCAAGAAATACTGGATAATAAAAAGTCAGGTTATGATAAGGAATTATTGGAAAGAAGCCGGGAATTGGCTATAACTCTAGAGGGCAAACAACTGAGTGAGGAAGAGCTACAAGAGAAATTCAATCAACTTTGGGAAAAATGGGTCTACGCTGTGTCCTCAACTGTCCCTCCAGTTACAGAGCCGAACATTGATGTAGATTCTGAAGGCATCcttttggaatattttcaaaaggaGAGAGACATAGTAAACATACTGAAGAAAAATgataggaaaatatttcaaataaattataaggAACATATAAATATGAGCAAAAAATATGGcctaatttcaagaaaattagaaGTATATGATAAGGAGTCCATAAAAACAACTACTGACCACATTGTTTCACAATTCAATGAAATTATTGACAACATTCAGAAGCAACAGTGTGATTACAATCCAAATTATTTCCATGAAATCCTGAGAATAATAGAAGATGGGGTTAAGTCTGCACGTACCgaggaaaaatacacatttacaagtaaatataaaattgacTTATCTTCATGTTTATTTCGAAGAGCATCAGAAAAGTTCAAGCAAATGCATGAGGCATTCAAAAGAGCAAATGATCCTGTAAACTATCTGGAAAGCAAGAAAGGTGACTTCTTCACGAGCTTTAAGATCTCTTGTCAAGGGGCAACCTCAGTCACAACATTTGTTGGCTTTTTGTGGAACAAACTCACTCCTGCTGTTTCCACCACCATTTGGGAAAAAATGGTCCCTACAATTGCTGGGGAGATGCGAGCTACCTGCCCAGCATTCAATGGTAACAGGGCTAACCTGGAGAAGCACATTCTTATTTCTCtggcagaaaatgaaaactttgatGATTACTGGAAGTACATTCATAATCCAGAATCATTTTTCATGAATTACATTCAAAATCATATTAAAAGTTATTGTGCAGACCAAGGAAgtgaaaatataggaaaaaattttaaaattatttttactggcATCAAGACCACCATCCTGTCAGCTATTCATGAAGCCACAGCAAAAGCTCAAGATCAAAGCAGCACTGGGTCTGGATGGCTGGATTTCTTCTGTGATGAGCTGAAGAGTAACTTGATCTTCCCACGAAAAGACTTGATAAACATTGAACACcaggaaataaaagattttgaatTTCTCAAAGAAGCCATGAGTGAAGCTTTGGATCCTGCAATGACCAAAGTAGAAAAGGAGTGTTTGAATCCTCCTGTAGAGGAAATGGTTCCTGAGATCCAGAAAATGCTCTCTGAACAACTCTGTGGCTGCTGGAAACAGTGTCCCTTCTGTGCAGCAATTTGTACAAACACAATCCCTTCACATGATGGAGATCACAGTGTTCCCTTCCACCGTCCTCAAGCTGTCAATGGATGGCGATGGAGGCACTCAGAAGAGTTGATGATTGAGTACTGTACTACTTATGTTGCaagtgatttttcattttatgtgaatCCTAATGACTCCATCTGCTTCCCGTATAAGAAGTATCGAGAGGCAGGAGGGGAATACGCTACATGGAGCATCACCCCAGACACATCTGCCCAGCCATATTGGAAATGGTTTGTCTGTCACTTCAGATCAAacctagaagaaaaatatcagaaaaaatttaTACATAGAGGTGAAATACCTGATGCCTGGACCAAAATCACAAAGCAGGATGTGCTGGATGACTTGAAAAAGCAATAA